A genomic segment from Eremothecium gossypii ATCC 10895 chromosome III, complete sequence encodes:
- the TUB2 gene encoding beta-tubulin (Syntenic homolog of Saccharomyces cerevisiae YFL037W (TUB2); 1-intron), with amino-acid sequence MREIIHLSTGQCGNQIGAAFWETICGEHGLDFNGTYSGTDELQRARLNVYFNEASSGKWVPRSVNVDLEPGTIDTVRNSNIGNLFRPDNYIFGQSSAGNVWAKGHYTEGAELVDSVMDVIRREAEGCDSLQGFQITHSLGGGTGSGMGTLLISKIREEFPDRMMATFSVVPSPKTSDTVVEPYNATLSVHQLVEHSDETFCIDNEALYDICQRTLKLPQPSYSDLNNLVSSVMSGVTTSLRYPGQLNSDLRKLAVNLVPFPRLHFFMVGYAPLTSIGAQSFRALTVPELTQQMFDARNMMAASDPRNGRYLTVAAFFRGKVSVKEVEDEMHKVQTRNSSYFVEWIPNNVQTAVCSVPPQGLDMSATFIGNSTSIQELFKRVGDQFGAMFKRKAFLHWYTSEGMDEMEFSEAESNMNDLVSEYQQYQEATVEDDEELNYGDEQPMVENFE; translated from the exons ATGAGAGAAATT ATTCACCTATCGACGGGGCAATGTGGTAACCAGATTGGAGCGGCTTTCTGGGAGACGATCTGCGGGGAGCACGGGTTGGACTTCAATGGGACGTACTCGGGGACCGATGAACTCCAGCGGGCGCGGCTAAATGTGTACTTCAACGAGGCGTCGTCAGGCAAATGGGTGCCGCGGTCGGTGAACGTGGACTTGGAGCCGGGCACGATCGACACGGTGCGGAACTCAAACATCGGGAACTTGTTCCGGCCGGACAACTACATTTTCGGGCAGTCGTCTGCGGGCAACGTGTGGGCCAAGGGACATTACACGGAGGGTGCGGAACTCGTCGACTCGGTAATGGACGTGATCAGACGCGAGGCGGAGGGTTGCGACTCGTTGCAGGGCTTCCAGATCACGCACTCCTTGGGTGGGGGTACCGGCTCCGGCATGGGCACCTTGTTGATCTCCAAGATCAGAGAGGAGTTCCCGGACCGGATGATGGCCACGTTCTCCGTTGTGCCTTCGCCAAAGACCTCGGATACTGTTGTGGAGCCATACAATGCCACTTTGTCTGTGCACCAGTTGGTTGAGCACTCGGACGAGACCTTCTGTATTGACAACGAGGCACTATACGACATCTGCCAACGGACCTTGAAGTTGCCACAACCTTCCTACTCTGACTTAAACAACTTAGTCTCCTCCGTGATGTCGGGTGTCACCACCTCGCTACGTTACCCAGGTCAGTTGAACTCTGATCTACGTAAGTTGGCCGTCAACTTGGTTCCATTCCCACGTCTACATTTCTTCATGGTCGGCTATGCACCATTGACCTCCATTGGTGCGCAGTCGTTCCGTGCGCTAACCGTCCCAGAGTTGACGCAGCAGATGTTTGACGCCAGAAACATGATGGCCGCGTCCGACCCTAGAAACGGCAGGTACTTGACAGTCGCGGCCTTCTTCAGAGGTAAAGTATCGGTGAAGGAAGTCGAAGATGAGATGCACAAGGTCCAAACGAGAAATTCGTCCTACTTTGTTGAGTGGATTCCAAACAACGTCCAGACGGCAGTATGTTCTGTCCCACCACAGGGCTTGGACATGTCCGCTACCTTCATTGGTAACTCCACCTCCATCCAGGAGTTGTTCAAGAGAGTCGGTGACCAGTTCGGTGCGATGTTCAAGAGAAAGGCTTTCTTGCACTGGTACACTAGTGAGGGTATGGATGAGATGGAGTTCTCGGAAGCTGAGTCCAACATGAACGACCTCGTGAGCGAGTACCAGCAGTACCAAGAAGCTACTGTCGAGGATGACGAAGAATTGAATTATGGGGATGAACAGCCAATGGTCGAAAACTTCGAATAG
- the RAD51 gene encoding recombinase RAD51 (Syntenic homolog of Saccharomyces cerevisiae YER095W (RAD51)) yields MSQVQEHIIQDPHSSQYNIHATGASERQGSSEHTDGDVIEVHAESGRGQGYEEDVALAAFVPLERLQVNGITNNDLKKLRENGLHTVEAVAYAPRKDLLEIKGISEAKADKLLAEAARLVPMGFVTAADFHLRRAEMICLTTGSKNLDTLLGGGIETGSITELFGEFRTGKSQLCHTLAVTCQIPLDMGGGEGKCLYIDTEGTFRPIRLVSIAQRFGLDPDDALNNVAYARAYNADHQLRLLDAAAQMMSESRFSLIVVDSIMALYRTDFSGRGELSARQMHLAKFMRALQRLADQFGVAVVVTNQVVAQVDGAAMFNPDPKKPIGGNIMAHSSTTRLGFKKGKGCQRLCKVVDSPCLPEAECVFAIYEDGIGDPREDDED; encoded by the coding sequence ATGTCGCAAGTACAGGAGCACATCATCCAGGACCCCCACAGCTCGCAGTACAATATCCACGCGACGGGGGCGTCGGAACGGCAGGGCTCGAGCGAGCACACTGACGGAGACGTGATCGAGGTGCACGCGGAGAgcgggcgcgggcaggggtacgaggaggacgtggcgctggcggcgttTGTGCCGCTGGAGCGGCTGCAGGTGAACGGCATAACAAACAACGATCTCAAAAAGCTGCGCGAGAACGGGCTACACACGGTGGAGGCGGTGGCGTACGCGCCGCGCAAGGACCTGCTCGAGATCAAGGGCATTTCGGAGGCCAAGGCGGACAagctgctggcggaggCAGCGCGCCTAGTTCCCATGGGGTTTGTGACTGCGGCGGACTTCCACCTACGGCGGGCGGAGATGATTTGCCTGACGACCGGGTCGAAGAACCTGGACACACTGCTTGGGGGTGGGATCGAGACGGGGTCCATCACCGAGCTGTTTGGTGAGTTCAGAACGGGTAAATCTCAGTTGTGCCACACGCTGGCCGTCACGTGCCAGATACCGCTAGATatgggcggcggcgagggcAAGTGTCTCTACATAGACACGGAGGGCACGTTTCGGCCCATCAGACTAGTCTCAATTGCGCAGCGGTTTGGACTGGATCCCGACGATGCATTGAACAACGTTGCATACGCGCGTGCGTATAACGCTGATCACCAGCTACGGTTGCTGGACGCGGCGGCCCAAATGATGAGCGAGTCGCGCTTTTCGCTGATTGTGGTTGACTCCATCATGGCTCTCTACAGAACAGACTTTTCGGGTCGTGGCGAACTGAGTGCCCGGCAGATGCACCTGGCGAAGTTCATGCGGGCGTTGCAGCGTCTGGCAGATCAATTCGGAGTGGCGGTTGTGGTAACAAACCAGGTTGTGGCGCAGGTCGATGGCGCCGCAATGTTCAATCCAGATCCTAAGAAGCCAATTGGCGGTAATATCATGGCTCATTCTTCTACTACGAGGCTGGGATTCAAAAAGGGCAAGGGTTGCCAGCGGCTCTGCAAAGTCGTGGACTCACCTTGTCTTCCCGAGGCAGAGTGCGTCTTTGCTATCTACGAGGACGGGATTGGGGACCCAAGAGAGGATGACGAAGACTAG
- the SKT5 gene encoding Skt5p (Syntenic homolog of Saccharomyces cerevisiae YBL061C (SKT5) and YER096W (SHC1)), whose translation MESPRSYPPSDQADQADQADQQKGSTTYEESAVYSENSYLHSLVENDGGSGEPQAGKGLPPMDALHIMVPDQIDTIQLDGNVPVLDDRLDLGVGEPPLELQALDFVAVADSFQAQAEALTVAPYINIELNGAFDTEDLSEKPQLAAGPLSEDARASGSSTSSRAQGCSSLSLLNSQSTSTMHLGSSHGMRSSVTGSYDSRKPKIKPVDLSHLYLVNNSDSITLTQTNESVAHFSHKMISECLGDDSESILVPRLKALEMYKKNVKKSKDPDVLFQYAQYMLQTALTMDVSPIIETEDPRRKGLCKKLSPTENLKEQFLKEAKVYLTKLSVKGYKDAQYLLADAYSSGAFGKVNHKDAFILFQSSAKHGHVEAAYRTAVCFEKGLGTTRDSRKCIEFLKFAASKNHPAAMFKLGLYSFHGRMGLPNDVNTKQNGIKWLSRAAARATELTCAAPYELAQVYENGFLDIIIPDESYATELYLQAAALGHVPSTTKLGKLYEQGNEIVPQDTSLSVHYYTDAAMKGDPEAMLGLCAWYLIGAQPAFDRDDREAFQWALKAAKKGYGKAQYTVGYFHENGKGCKKDIDMAYKWYECAADNEDPRALRKLASRTDKKKRNSTVFNFSFLKPDDFESKLQRMDVGEYSPLCLDFQGTLARTNAASRSKHGINTSCSYDVINVITDDQSLGMEMDDGMQRPAQQRCLTPISRQTSSFLSEVSPYQSSNNPMAPNYAAENQAVELRPVATGQTSNSSTSCGPREKDQEIMPSNIPGERWHTSAAPEGAPFNNVAPKKVTDRNVCVIT comes from the coding sequence ATGGAATCACCGCGTTCATACCCCCCATCAGACCAGGCAGACCAGGCAGACCAGGCAGACCAGCAGAAGGGCTCCACTACGTATGAAGAGTCCGCAGTGTACTCAGAAAACTCATACCTACATTCGCTGGTGGAGAATGACGGAGGTAGTGGGGAACCGCAGGCTGGGAAGGGCCTTCCGCCAATGGATGCGCTACACATCATGGTACCCGACCAGATTGACACAATACAGCTGGATGGGAATGTGCCAGTACTAGATGATAGGCTTGACCTGGGTGTCGGAGAGCCACCGCTAGAGCTGCAAGCACTGGACTTTGTTGCTGTGGCCGACAGCTTCCAAGCCCAAGCTGAAGCGCTGACTGTTGCGCCATATATCAACATAGAACTGAACGGAGCATTTGATACCGAGGATTTATCTGAGAAACCGCAGCTTGCAGCCGGCCCCCTAAGCGAAGATGCTCGTGCTTCGGGATCATCAACGTCGTCAAGGGCACAAGGATGCTCCTCCTTATCACTTTTAAACTCCCAGAGCACTTCAACTATGCATTTAGGTTCAAGTCATGGCATGCGTTCGAGTGTCACAGGCTCCTATGATTCCAGAAAACCAAAGATCAAACCAGTAGATCTATCGCATTTGTATTTGGTCAACAACAGTGATAGTATAACCCTAACACAAACAAATGAATCGGTGGCCCACTTCTCTCACAAGATGATAAGTGAGTGTTTAGGAGATGACTCAGAATCTATTTTAGTGCCGAGGCTGAAGGCATTGGAGATGTACAAGAAGAACGTAAAGAAGTCCAAAGATCCTGATGTTTTATTCCAATACGCCCAGTATATGCTACAAACTGCATTGACTATGGATGTCAGTCCAATTATCGAAACGGAAGACCCCAGAAGAAAGGGATTGTGCAAAAAATTGTCACCCACAGAGAACCTTAAGGAGCAGTTTCTCAAAGAGGCTAAGGTTTATTTGACTAAACTTAGTGTCAAAGGCTACAAAGATGCACAGTATTTGCTCGCAGATGCATATTCTTCGGGTGCATTTGGAAAAGTAAACCATAAAGACGCATTCATCCTGTTCCAGTCCTCTGCCAAGCACGGCCATGTGGAGGCAGCATATCGGACGGCGGTATGCTTCGAGAAGGGATTAGGCACCACCAGGGATTCACGGAAGTGTATCGAGTTTTTGAAATTTGCGGCTTCCAAAAATCATCCAGCCGCTATGTTCAAACTCGGGCTATATTCCTTCCATGGGCGCATGGGTTTGCCTAACGATGTCAATACGAAACAGAATGGTATTAAATGGCTCTCCCGCGCTGCCGCTAGGGCTACTGAACTTACATGTGCTGCACCCTACGAGCTTGCACAGGTTTACGAAAACGGCTTCTTGGATATCATTATTCCGGATGAAAGTTATGCCACCGAACTATACCTTCAAGCAGCTGCTCTTGGACATGTTCCATCAACAACAAAGTTAGGAAAGCTCTATGAGCAGGGCAATGAAATTGTTCCTCAAGATACCTCCCTAAGTGTGCATTACTATACCGATGCTGCCATGAAAGGGGATCCAGAAGCCATGTTAGGCCTCTGTGCCTGGTACCTCATTGGCGCGCAACCGGCATTCGACCGCGACGACCGTGAGGCCTTTCAGTGGGCACTAAAAGCAGCTAAGAAAGGATACGGAAAGGCCCAGTATACAGTGGGATACTTCCATGAAAACGGTAAAGGATGTAAGAAAGATATTGACATGGCCTACAAGTGGTATGAGTGTGCTGCCGATAATGAAGATCCAAGAGCTCTTCGCAAATTGGCTAGTCGTACGGATAAAAAGAAGAGAAACAGTACCGTTTTCAACTTCTCCTTTCTGAAGCCAGACGATTTCGAGTCGAAATTACAACGTATGGATGTTGGTGAGTATTCCCCTTTATGTCTGGATTTCCAGGGCACATTAGCACGGACCAATGCAGCATCCCGCAGTAAACACGGTATCAATACAAGCTGCAGCTACGATGTTATAAACGTCATAACTGATGACCAATCTCTGGGAATGGAGATGGATGACGGCATGCAACGTCCAGCTCAACAAAGATGTCTAACACCAATATCACGACAGACTTCTAGCTTCTTATCGGAAGTCAGCCCATACCAAAGCTCAAACAACC